One segment of Brassica napus cultivar Da-Ae chromosome C3, Da-Ae, whole genome shotgun sequence DNA contains the following:
- the LOC106433732 gene encoding transcription factor MYB102-like translates to MGRSPCCEKNGLKKGPWTSEEDQKLLDYIKKHGYGYWRTLPKNAGLQRCGKSCRLRWTNYLRPDIKRGRFSFEEEETIIQLHSFLGNKWSAIAARLPGRTDNEIKNFWNTHIRKKLLRMGIDPMTHSPRLDLLDISSILASSLYNSSSRHVNMSRLMMDGHRQHQQQQPLVNPEILEVATSLFSQNQNQNFVMDHDSKTHDNHTSYHHDVNQTGVNQYQTNHQELQYCLPPFPSEAHINDMDHHGEHTFALNLNTSVQDCDIQLFNDYASSNFVLDHSYLDQSFNFADSVLNTPSSSPTTLNSSATTYIKSSSCSIEDEIESYCSNFIKFDIPDFLDVNGFII, encoded by the exons ATGGGAAGATCACCTTGTTGCGAGAAGAACGGGCTCAAGAAAGGGCCGTGGACGTCCGAGGAAGACCAGAAGCTCCTTGACTATATCAAGAAACATGGATATGGTTACTGGAGAACCCTCCCTAAAAATGCTG GTTTGCAGAGATGTGGCAAGAGTTGCCGATTAAGGTGGACTAACTATCTCCGACCAGATATAAAGCGAGGAAGATTCtcctttgaagaagaagaaacaattaTTCAGCTTCATAGCTTTTTAGGAAACAA GTGGTCTGCTATTGCGGCGCGTCTGCCTGGAAGAACAGATAACGAGATCAAGAATTTTTGGAACACACATATAAGAAAGAAGCTACTTAGAATGGGGATTGATCCGATGACTCACAGTCCGCGACTCGATCTCCTCGACATCTCATCCATCTTAGCATCATCTCTTTACAATTCTTCTTCGCGTCATGTGAACATGTCAAGACTCATGATGGATGGTCATCGTCAGCATCAACAGCAACAACCATTGGTTAACCCCGAAATACTCGAGGTAGCtacctctctcttctctcaaaaccaaaaccaaaacttcGTGATGGATCATGATTCCAAAACCCATGATAACCACACGTCTTATCATCATGATGTTAACCAAACCGGAGTAAATCAATACCAGACCAACCATCAAGAACTCCAGTATTGCTTGCCACCATTCCCCAGCGAAGCTCACATTAACGATATGGATCATCACGGAGAACATACGTTTGCTTTAAACTTGAATACGTCGGTCCAAGATTGTGATATTCAGTTGTTCAACGACTATGCAAGCTCTAATTTTGTATTAGACCATTCTTATCTAGATCAGAGCTTCAACTTCGCTGATTCGGTCCTGAACACGCCATCCTCGAGCCCGACTACGTTAAACTCCAGTGCCACGACTTACATCAAGAGTAGCAGTTGTAGCATTGAAGATGAAATAGAAAGCTATTGCAGTAATTTCATTAAGTTTGATATTCCCGATTTCCTGGACGTTAAtggttttattatatga